Genomic DNA from Thermotoga petrophila RKU-1:
TCCCAATGAGAGGAGGGATCGGTATGTCTTGGAGAGGTTGGATTGTTCTTATCTTCTCGCTCTGGTTGATCGTTGCTTCCCTCATTCCTGGAATCGTCGGCAGCAAAGGAGCGAACATTGCGGATTTTCTCATCGTCGGTGTTGTTCTTCTCATAGCAGGTATTTTCATGCTTGGGACCTCAAAAGTTGCCGGCTGGATTGAGCTTCTGCTGGGAATCTGGTTGATCATAGCCGCTTTCATTCCGGGTATAACCGGTTCCAAAGGAGCAGCACTTGCAAACGGCCTCGTAGTTGGTATCATCGCTTTGATCTTTGCTTTCTTCGACAGAAAGAAGCAGGAAGGAAAATAGCGGGGCCCCTCGTGGCCCCTTGATTTTTGGAGGAACACTGGAAGTTATTAAATCGTACTGGTAAACCGGTTGCTATACTGAACAAATGAACTACGAGTGTGATTCTGGGATCAAAAAGATAGAAGACAGTAATTCACATGAAGCATTATCCCGTAACGATTTATTTACATCCTCGACCACTTGAACTGTTCTGTATTTTATAGTATATTTCTTTCTGGTGCACACTTCATGCCCCCATCGTCTAGCGGCCTAGGACACTGGCCTTTCAAGCCAGAGGCAGGGGTTCGAATCCCCTTGGGGGCGCCAGAGATCGAAGGGATGCCAGAGGAGCATCCCTTTTGTTTTTTTATTCATTCATGCACTTCTGCGTTTGAACGCCGGGAAAATCCGATAGTAAACGTATTCCAAAGCTTTTTTCAGTGCGATATTTATGGGATATCTTTCCTGTGCGAGGAAGAAATCTATGGCGAGCAGTTTTGAGTACATTTCGCTGCAGTTTGGAAGGGTTTCAATGAAACTGGAAAGCGCAGGTTTCAGATATTTACATCCCCACACTTCTGGTTTTTCCTTTCTAAGAACGTAACTTCCCGAGAAGAGACGACACACCATAGGTCTGAAAGAGTGATACAAACAACCACCACGCTCAGAATGTGGATCGAAGAGTACACATCGATCCATTTCATCAACATTTTCAAGGATCTCTAACCACTTCTCTATCGAATCGTTTTGCAAGAGATGAATTGCGAGGGGAACAAATTCAAGAACGGTAACCTCAATATTAACAGAGGGAGTATTACAACACTCCCTGCATCCGCCACAGGTAGGAAGGTCTTTCTGAACACCATCCAGTTCCTCGTAAAGCTTTATAACCTGTAGAGAAAGCTCTATTAGTCTTTCCACGAAGGATATTTATAACTCGCTGAAGTTAAAAAAACAGATAAGAGTTTTGAAAAAAAGAAGGAATAAAAATTGAAAAATCATGAACGAAGCAAATAAGGTGTTCTCATTTCCTTTGCTCTATACATTCGCATATCTGCTACTTTCAGAAGTTCTTCAAGATTTTCTCCGTCTTCAGGAAATCTGGCAACTCCTATGTTCGATGCAACAGTTAAAGTTGTGTTCCCCACTCTGATGGGTTCTCTGAAGGTGGAAAGAATCCTTTCCAGGAAGAATTTCAGATACTCTTCTTTCATATCGTAGAGGAGAATGGTAAACTCATCGCCACCGTATCGAGCCACCACATCGCTCCTTCTTACCCTGTCCAAAATCCTTCTCGAAACTGTCTTTAACACCTCATCACCTGTCAGGTGACCGTATGTATCATTTATTGCCTTAAATCCAGCAAGATCCAAGAAAAGAACGAATGCCTTCTTTCCTTCACGCTTTGCCAAGTCCAGATATTTGTTTCCCAACTCGAAGAGATAGCGTCTGTTTGGAAGTCCTGTCAGTGGATCGTGATAGGCCATGTATTCCAGTTCTTTTATACCAAACGAAAGATCTTCCCTTTCAAAGGTCGTCAGCAGAGTCTGAATCAAAAGAAGAGCATCTTTGCTCAAAGGCCTTTTTAGATATAGGATCAAAGACCTTCTATACTTACTGTCTTTCAATACTGAGATAATTGCAGATGTGCTACTACATACATTGATAAGATGAGTCAGTTCCTCTGAAGTAAAGAAAAACCCCTCTTTGAAAAAGGGAGGGACTTTCCCCTCGGAAACTCTCACAGAGAGCTTTCCATTCTCACTGTCGCTTTCCAGAAGAACAAAACCAATTACAGGTTGTAAAGAATAAAACACTTTTTTCAAAAATTCAAAATGACCGTTATTCACAGTTGTCACCTTCTGAGATTCAACTTTTTATTGTCTGAATTTTATCACAGTATTCTTTCAAAAATGACAGAAAAATAGCCTCGCAAGCCCTTCCGCTTCAGTGGGACTGGTGAGAGGCTTGTTGGTCATGTTCGTGTTATGATTGGGTGTTGTCGCTATCGATCCAACCGGATCATGTGCATCTTTTTGTTTCTGCGCCTCCTCGGTTAGCTCCGGCACAAATAGTCAACCTGTTCAAAGGGGTGTCTTCAAAAAAGCTTCTCGAAAAATTCCCGCACCTGAGAACAAGAGAAGAATTGTGGAGCAGAACATACTATGTGGGCTCAGCGGGCACCGTTTCAGAAGAAACCATCAGGAGGTACATTGAAGAGTGTCAAGATATGTGAGAACCTACAAAGTCCCTGTGCCAGTGGAATTGTATCCTTTGTGTTCTGAACTGAACAGGATCGCCGCTCGGATCTACAACAAAACCATGTCGCTGGTCAAAAAGATCAAAAACAAGAGAGGAAAAATTTTCTGCCGTTCATTTGGAAAAATCAAGCCATCAAGCTTTTGCCAGATGGGAAGGTCAAGCTCTCGATGGGACGCAATCGAGAGCCATTTGTAATCCCCACAACGTTGCCAGCCGGTACAACAATCAGGCAAGCCAAGTTGGTTTACGAAGCCGGCCGGTATTATCTTCACCTTGCGATAGAGGTGAAGAGTGAGCACAAGAGAGGCCAAAGCCAGAAAGTTATGTCCGTAGACGTCGGAATACTCCGCCCGATAACCTGTTTCGATGGTTCTGAGGTGATTTCATATCACGGTGGTGTTCTCAACAGCATACTCAGATACCGAAACAAAAGACTAGCAGATATTCAGCGGGCTTTGAGTCGATGCCAAAAGGGCTCACGAAGGTATAAAAAACTGTCGAGAGCCAAAAGAAGGGTGCTGTACAAGACGAGAAACCAAATCAACGACGTGCTCCACAAAATCACGAGCTACTTCATCGGTTTATGCGTGCAAAAGAACATAAGCACCATTGTCGTCGGAGACATTACGAACATAAGAGAACGCACAAACGGCAACGATAATTTCAATCAAAAACTGCACCAATGGGCCTTCAGAAAGCTCATGAGCCAGATAGAATACAAAGCGCAAATATTCGGCATCGAGGTTGTGCGCATTTCTGAAGCGCATACAAGCAAAACGTGTCCTGTATGCGGCACTCAAAACAGGCCGTCTGGACGAAATTACGAGTGCACCAGCTGCAGTTTTGAGTATCACAGGGACGGAGTGGGAGCAATCAACATTTGGAAAAGGTATCTTGGGACTCTGTTCCAAGTAGTAGCGGGCTTGGCACCCGCCAGAGGTGTGAGGTTTAACCCACACCTCTGTGGTCATGGAGCGATTAGCGCTCCATGGAAGGCAGCCTAAGAGCTGCTAAGAATCCCTTCCCCTTTAGGGGGTCGGGAGTGTCAACAAATAATTTTCGATGGTGTGATATAAGAGGAAAAACCACCTCTACTGAGATGTAAAAGGTTCAGATCTTTTAATAGGTTTCTTTTCTGCTTCGATGTGAAAAACGAGCCATTTGTTATCTAATCAAAATCCAGAGATCAGATGGTGTTTTGAGTTCTGTCTTGACCCTTTTTGCCGCGGGTACTGCCAAACCTGCCATAGTCGCTGGTACCTCGTACAAGTACAACCATCTTAGCTTCTGAAGGCGTTACAATCCCTCGTTTTTAGTCAGGACATCTTTGAGATTAATTTCTCACGCATGATTACGCCTGCACATATCAAACGTACTGACATCTCCAGCAAAAATCATCGTACCAAACACCTCCTTAAAGAACTCTCAAAAGCGCATTTCAAAGGGTTATAAAATTCTTATCCATATTTTCAGTGCCTTTTTTGATCGAAACTCACAATTGTTTTTTCGAGAAAGGACTTCCTGTGGTACCAAACACTTTGATTTTCCCTCTAACAGAAACTCTCTTTCCAACAAAAGTTCGTTTTTAATTTTTCTTCTTGTCTTGCTTGATATCCCATCCACCCCCTTGAGTACAGATTTCAAAAAATGTGTAAGAAAAAAGCCCCGCTTGATGCGGGAATTCTTATTGATTTATAATTTCTCATTAGGAGGATAAAAAATAGCAGTGGTTCACCTTTCCATCTTTCACATCACGCCATTCATATTCCTCTTAGGAAGATAAAAACGGACAGGAACTTTGAGATTTTATTTAGCCACGAACAAGTTCATATTCCTCTTAGGAAGATAAAAACTCGTAGAGTTTGCCGTTGGAGGGCACGGCGTCTATGGGTTCATATTCCTCTTAGGAAGATAAAAACATTTCAAACCTCAAAATTGCGTGCCGAACGTTCTCCTGTTCATATTCCTCTTAGGAAGATAAAAACTTGGGGGCGACATCAACGATGCATCAGCGGTGATTGTTCATATTCCTCTTAGGAAGATAAAAACTTGAAACGTCCAAAATAAAGGCTGTACTGTTTCCCATGTTCATATTCCTCTTAGGAAGATAAAAACATTATTCCCACCTCCGTGCCTCTATAGATTGTACCTGTTCATATTCCTCTTAGGAAGATAAAAACAAGGTCGTGTCTCTACTATGCTGTATGCTAGATCAGGTTCATATTCCTCTTAGGAAGATAAAAACCAGTACATAGCGGGCTTAAGTAACAGGGATTCTTATACGTTCATATTCCTCTTAGGAAGATAAAAACCAGGGATTT
This window encodes:
- a CDS encoding YkgJ family cysteine cluster protein translates to MERLIELSLQVIKLYEELDGVQKDLPTCGGCRECCNTPSVNIEVTVLEFVPLAIHLLQNDSIEKWLEILENVDEMDRCVLFDPHSERGGCLYHSFRPMVCRLFSGSYVLRKEKPEVWGCKYLKPALSSFIETLPNCSEMYSKLLAIDFFLAQERYPINIALKKALEYVYYRIFPAFKRRSA
- a CDS encoding GGDEF domain-containing protein gives rise to the protein MILYLKRPLSKDALLLIQTLLTTFEREDLSFGIKELEYMAYHDPLTGLPNRRYLFELGNKYLDLAKREGKKAFVLFLDLAGFKAINDTYGHLTGDEVLKTVSRRILDRVRRSDVVARYGGDEFTILLYDMKEEYLKFFLERILSTFREPIRVGNTTLTVASNIGVARFPEDGENLEELLKVADMRMYRAKEMRTPYLLRS
- the tnpA gene encoding IS200/IS605 family transposase: MHLFVSAPPRLAPAQIVNLFKGVSSKKLLEKFPHLRTREELWSRTYYVGSAGTVSEETIRRYIEECQDM
- a CDS encoding SPW repeat domain-containing protein; this translates as MSWRGWIVLIFSLWLIVASLIPGIVGSKGANIADFLIVGVVLLIAGIFMLGTSKVAGWIELLLGIWLIIAAFIPGITGSKGAALANGLVVGIIALIFAFFDRKKQEGK